GTCGTAGAACGCCCCGCTCTTCGTGAAGAAAGATTAACAAATAATGAACATGATGCATTATACATCATGCAAAGTGTACCATCTCTTTCGTTCAGTTCGTCAATGCCGTTATAGCCAACCACGATCAAAGAGGAGAAAATAACACTGATTATTTGGCTATAGTTCGACTGTTCGCAGCTGCGAATTGTTTTTCGGTGAAGCCTATCAGTGATAATAGCTTCACTTTTCAGCTAGAAAAGAAGAATCGACTGCCACGGCAAATGCTTTCTAAAAACCATCGCGCTATTGCCCGGTTTATAGTGAAAAGAGGGAGGATTCATCGTATGACTTTTTCTTGCTCTTCCTTGCGCTTGGTTTATAATAGGTTGTGTATTCGGTTGTTGTTTCTGAAACGTTCTCATCTGGGGGTGTTGTCTGTGAGAGTGTTCTTTTTGATGATTCTTTCTCTAGTCCTGGTTTCTACTATGATTGCTGTAGAGATCGATCTTGGGATAGGCGTTGACGTTATTCAATCTGATCAAAGCAGCCTTAGCTGCGCCAGACTTTCGCTTATCGGCAGTATCGGGCTTATCTCTCTGGATGTACCTTTCGCTCAGGTGTGGCCCTCGGAAAGAAGGATTGAGTTTTCAGATCCGTTCTTAAGTTATGCAGGCCTGAATTTCAAACTTCCCATAACTGTTCTATATATAAAGGCTGGCTTGGGGGTTCAGGTCAGGGGATTGATTGACGTACTTGGAGGCAAAATCGAAGGCTGGGATCTCCCGGCCAGAGTTCGGGCCGGCTTAGGTGTGTCTGATTCCGGCCTGTTTCTTGAGGGTGGTTTGAATCTCGATTTCACGCCTTCACTCGAGAATTTGGAATTCTGTCCTTATATTGCGGCGGGATTGGTGTTTTAGCTAATCGACCTGCAGTAATCGGGAGAATTCTTCTCTGACATTTTCGTAAGCCTCGGTGCTGAGCCATCTCTGCCAGCCGAATTCTCTGTAGATGCCTCTAACCTGAAAAGTGTAGTTCATTGGATCTAAGTGTACTTCTTCGACCCTCTTTGAAAGCTCAAAGGCAACTCTGGTCGCGTTCATCGGGAGAACCGGACCGACAAAGGCACCGACCTCGATGCCGTTGGCAATAAGCATGTCGATTGTCTCGAGCCTTTCTTCAAAGGAAGATGAACCTGGTTCAAGAATCTTTCTGACATCGTCTATGTCCGTAGTTACCGTTATTAAAACCCTCGCTTCTCCTTCAGAGGCTCTCAGCAGGTCTATATCTCTTCTGACCAAAGCGGACTTTGACATTACTAATACAGGAATCCGATGGGAGATAAGTATTCTCAGTATTTCACGGGTGATTTCATACTTCTCTTCTATATGCTGATATGGATCACAGGCCGTGCTGAGAAACACGGCTCGCTTGGGATGGTAAGTAATCTCTTTTCGCAGAAGAGAGACAATATTCTTACGAACCTGAACGTCTCTGCCCCATCTGCCGTGGCAGTACTTGAAAGAGCCGATGAACCTTGCAAAACAGTATTTGCAGCCAATTGTGCATCCAACATAAGGATTGACCGTGAAATCGGTTAAAGGAATGCTTGATTTTGTAAGGGCTTTGCTTGCTCTTATCTCTTCAATCATATACGGATCGATTCTACATTGTTTCTCTTCACGAATGCGTTTTTGAAAGTGCATATGCGTCGCTTCATCTATTCTGTAATGATATAATTAACCAAAATAGGAGGTGTTACTGTGTTGAGGGTTATCAGTACTGACAAGGCGCCGGCGGCGGTTGGACCATATTCTCAAGCAATTGCGGCGGGTGGTTTTCTCTTTGTTTCTGGACAGATCCCCCTCAACCCGTTGACCGGTGAGCTGGTGACAGATTTCGAAGGAGCATGCAGACAGTCACTGGAGAATTTATTCGCGGTTGTCGCCGCCGGCGGGTCGAGTCTGGACAATATCGTGAAAGTGAACATCTATGTTAGGGATATGGGGAAATTCTCGATACTAAATGAAATCTACATGACGTATTTCAAGGAACACAAGCCCGCGAGAGCTGTCGTTGAAGTCTCTAACTTGCCCAAGAATGCGCCGGTAGAAATGGAAGCTGTGGCGATAATACCGTAATCAGGAGGATATTATGGGTATTTCTATAAAACTGCCCGACGGTTCTATAAGAGAATACGGGCGAAGAGTGACACCAGCGGAGATTGCAAGAGACATTTCCGAGGGGCTGGCCAGGCGAACTTTCGGTGCGGTAGTTGATGAAGAGCTGTGGGATCTGGAAAGACCTATTGAGAGTGACGCTTCGGTTAGATTGGTACTTGATAAGGATCCTGAAGCGGCAGTCTTTTTCAGACATACAATGTCGCATATTCTTGCTCAGGCAGTAATAAGAATTTATGGTAAGGAGAAAGTCAAGCTTGCCATAGGGCCTACAATCGAGAATGGATTTTACTACGACATAGATCTGGGCGATATAAGAATAACTGAAGAGGATTTGCCGAAGATCGAATCTGAGATGAACAGGATAATCAAAGAAGATCTCACCGTGGAGAGGTTTGAGTTGCCCGTGAGTGATGCAGTAGCTCTCATGAAGAAGGAGGACCAGCCTTATAAGGTAGAGCTCATTGAGGATCTGATAAAGGACACCGGCGCAAAAACCGTCACATTCTACAGGCAGGGAGAATTCGTCGATCTTTGCAGGGGTCCTCACATTTCTTCGACTGGCAAGGTCAAGTATTTCAAGCTCACATCGGTATCCGGTGCGTACTGGAGAGGCGATGAGAAGAACAAAATGCTTCAGAGAGTTTATGGAACGGCCTTCGCAAAGAAGAGCGATCTCGAGGATTATCTCAAGATGATTGAAGAGGCAAAGAAGAGGGATCACAGGAAGCTTGGTCCGGCGCTTGGCCTCTTCACAATCAATTACGAATACGCGCCCGGAATGCCTGTATTCCTTCCAAAGGGAACGGAGATGCTCAATCAGCTACTTCAATTCTCGAGAGAGAAGCACATTGAAGACGGCTACAGAGAAGTGAGTACGCCACAGGTTATGTCGGATGCCCTGTGGAGAACATCAGGTCACTGGGATCATTACAGGGACAACATGTACTTCACGGAGAAAGAGGACCAGCAGTTTGCGGTGAAGCCAATGAATTGTCCCGGTCATATCATAGTCTACAAGTCCTCGTCTGTGAGCTACAGAGATCTTCCAATGAAACTCTTTGAGTTCGGAAAGGTCCACAGATACGAACGTTCCGGTGTTCTGCACGGTCTGTTCAGAGTGAGGGGATTCGTTCAGGACGATGCTCACATATTCTGTACCAGAGAACAGATACAGCAGGAGATCATGGGAGTGATCGACTTCGTAGAGAAGATATATTCGCCTTTCAATTTCGAGTACAGGGCGGAGCTTTCGACGAGGCCTGAAGATTACATGGGCGAAGTGGAGCTCTGGGATATTGCTACAAAGGCACTTGAGGATTCCCTGAAGGCAAAGAATATGGAGTTTAAGGTGAATGAAGGCGATGGTGCCTTTTACGGTCCGAAGATAGATTATCACATAAAGGATTCACTCGGAAGAGAATGGCAGTGCGCGACCATTCAGCTGGATTTCATGATGCCGGAACGATTTGGAATCAAGTATATCGGTCCTGACAACGAGGAGTATCAGCCCGTTATGATTCACAGAGCCATCTTCGGTTCAGTTGAGAGATTCATGGGGATACTTATCGAGCACTTCGCAGGAGCCTTCCCAACGTGGTTTGCTCCGACCCAGGTTGCAGTTATCCCCATAGCCGACAGACACATCGAATACGCTGAGTCAGTCGCTTCTGAACTGAAGAACAAGGGGTTCAGAGTCGAGGTTGATGACAGGCAGAAATCCACAAATTACAAAATTCGGGACGCGCAGATGCTCAAAGTGCCCTATATGTTGATAGTCGGGGATAGAGAAAGAGAGTACGGCACCGTATCGGTAAGACTGCGAAGTGAAAAAGATCTTGGATCCATTGAACTCGACTCGTTTATCGAGAAGCTCTCTGAAGAGATCAAGACTAGAAGGGTCACGAGTGTTTTTGAATGACAGAGAGACCCCTGCAATGCGGGGGTCTTGTTTTCCTATCCAAGAACTCCTCGAAAGGAGGCGATTGGCACGAATATTATTGATATAATTCCGGTAGCTCGGGGTGATAAGCCGGCTGACGTTCTGCTTAAGAACTGCAAAGTAGTCAACGTGTTCAGTGGCGAGGTGGAAGAGGCGAATCTCGCTCTTTTCAGGAAGAGAATAGCCGGAATTGGCGATTACGAAGAAGGCGTGGAGGTCATCGACCTCCAAGGTTCGTACGTAGTACCTGGCCTTATTGATGCCCATTTGCACATAGAATCATCGATGGTATCGCCCGTCGAATTCTCCAAGACAATTCTTGCACGAGGAACCACGACAGCGATAGCAGATCCTCACGAAATCGCCAACGTCATGGGTCTCGCCGGAATAGAGTACATGATAAGGTCGACAGAGGGCGTTCCTGTTAATCTATACATAATGATTCCTTCTGCAGTGCCCGCTTCCACCATGGAAACATCGGGAGCAACTATCAGTGTCATGGATATGATTGGGTTCGTTGAGAAATTTCAAAATAGGGTTCTTGGTCTGGGCGAAGTGATGAACTTTCCCGACATCATCAATGGTGATCGAGACTCAATAGCAAAGATCGAATTGATTCGGCATAAATACAAGAAGATAGACGGACACATCCCTGGCGTCCTTGGGAAGCCCCTCAACGCTTACATATGTGCATTTGTGAGGTCTGAACACGAGTGTACAAACGTCGAGGAAGCTCGTGAAAAACTCGCAAGAGGAATGCAGATTCTAATTAGGGAAGGCAGTGTTGAGAGAAACCTCGTTCCGCTTCTTCCACTCATAAATGACAAGACTTATCCATTCGTCTCTTTCTGCACTGACGACAAGCACCCTGACGACATTATCAGAGAGGGTCACATCGATCACAATGTCAGAAAGGCCATTAAGCACGGTATTGATCCAATAATTGCGATAAGGGCGGCGACGATAAACACGGCAAGGCACTACAATCTCAGGTCTATGGGAGCAATTGCGCCCGGATATAAGGCGGACCTTGTTGTGGTCGACGATCTCAATTTCTTCAGTCCAAGAATAGTCTTCAAGGACTCGAAGGTTGTCGCGAGAGACGGCAAGCTTGTAGCAGATGTGATTTCCAGGAGCTTTCCTCAGGAGAAGATCAACACATTCAAGTGTCAGAAGATAAGTGAGAACGATCTCAAAGTGGTGGCTAAAGGAAGGCGAATCAGAGTTATCGAGCTTCTGGGAAGTGAAGTCTTGACGGGAGCTTCGGTTGAGGTTGCGAGAATTCAAGACGATTTTG
The nucleotide sequence above comes from Mesotoga sp. UBA6090. Encoded proteins:
- a CDS encoding SPL family radical SAM protein; translated protein: MHFQKRIREEKQCRIDPYMIEEIRASKALTKSSIPLTDFTVNPYVGCTIGCKYCFARFIGSFKYCHGRWGRDVQVRKNIVSLLRKEITYHPKRAVFLSTACDPYQHIEEKYEITREILRILISHRIPVLVMSKSALVRRDIDLLRASEGEARVLITVTTDIDDVRKILEPGSSSFEERLETIDMLIANGIEVGAFVGPVLPMNATRVAFELSKRVEEVHLDPMNYTFQVRGIYREFGWQRWLSTEAYENVREEFSRLLQVD
- a CDS encoding RidA family protein produces the protein MLRVISTDKAPAAVGPYSQAIAAGGFLFVSGQIPLNPLTGELVTDFEGACRQSLENLFAVVAAGGSSLDNIVKVNIYVRDMGKFSILNEIYMTYFKEHKPARAVVEVSNLPKNAPVEMEAVAIIP
- the thrS gene encoding threonine--tRNA ligase; its protein translation is MGISIKLPDGSIREYGRRVTPAEIARDISEGLARRTFGAVVDEELWDLERPIESDASVRLVLDKDPEAAVFFRHTMSHILAQAVIRIYGKEKVKLAIGPTIENGFYYDIDLGDIRITEEDLPKIESEMNRIIKEDLTVERFELPVSDAVALMKKEDQPYKVELIEDLIKDTGAKTVTFYRQGEFVDLCRGPHISSTGKVKYFKLTSVSGAYWRGDEKNKMLQRVYGTAFAKKSDLEDYLKMIEEAKKRDHRKLGPALGLFTINYEYAPGMPVFLPKGTEMLNQLLQFSREKHIEDGYREVSTPQVMSDALWRTSGHWDHYRDNMYFTEKEDQQFAVKPMNCPGHIIVYKSSSVSYRDLPMKLFEFGKVHRYERSGVLHGLFRVRGFVQDDAHIFCTREQIQQEIMGVIDFVEKIYSPFNFEYRAELSTRPEDYMGEVELWDIATKALEDSLKAKNMEFKVNEGDGAFYGPKIDYHIKDSLGREWQCATIQLDFMMPERFGIKYIGPDNEEYQPVMIHRAIFGSVERFMGILIEHFAGAFPTWFAPTQVAVIPIADRHIEYAESVASELKNKGFRVEVDDRQKSTNYKIRDAQMLKVPYMLIVGDREREYGTVSVRLRSEKDLGSIELDSFIEKLSEEIKTRRVTSVFE
- the ade gene encoding adenine deaminase; the encoded protein is MGTNIIDIIPVARGDKPADVLLKNCKVVNVFSGEVEEANLALFRKRIAGIGDYEEGVEVIDLQGSYVVPGLIDAHLHIESSMVSPVEFSKTILARGTTTAIADPHEIANVMGLAGIEYMIRSTEGVPVNLYIMIPSAVPASTMETSGATISVMDMIGFVEKFQNRVLGLGEVMNFPDIINGDRDSIAKIELIRHKYKKIDGHIPGVLGKPLNAYICAFVRSEHECTNVEEAREKLARGMQILIREGSVERNLVPLLPLINDKTYPFVSFCTDDKHPDDIIREGHIDHNVRKAIKHGIDPIIAIRAATINTARHYNLRSMGAIAPGYKADLVVVDDLNFFSPRIVFKDSKVVARDGKLVADVISRSFPQEKINTFKCQKISENDLKVVAKGRRIRVIELLGSEVLTGASVEVARIQDDFVVSDPSQDILKLAAICRYNEEKSMSVAFAKGSGLKKGAVATSVGHDSHNLGVLGVSDSDMVFAANRVIEMGGGLVAVVDGKIISELPLKIAGLMSDLTSREVAERLVELKEAAKSMGSSLPDLFMTLSFVQLSVIPKLKLTNLGLVDIEKNGFVPLFVGEGEDV